The following nucleotide sequence is from Pseudomonas sp. RC10.
GCGCGCGGCATCGAGCAGCGACAGGCCCCAGTCGGCCGCGATGTCTTTCAAATCACGTCCACTCTGATCCGGGTGCGGCGTTGACCAGGTGATGGTGATCCGAAACGCGTCGGTCACTTGCTTCAAATCCAGCGTCGATGAACTCGCGGCGTAGGGGTAACAATCGCAGCCGACCGGGTGGGTCAGCGCGGCGTTTTCCAGCGACGCCAACAACTGTGGACTGCGCCCCCAATTCCCCGCGCCTGCGCATTTCAGGTGCGAAATCACCACCGGCGATTTGGCGTGACGGCCAATGTCGAACGCTTCGTCCATGGCTTCCAGCACCGGCTCGAACTCGCTGCGCAGATGGGTGGTGTACACCGCACCAAACGCCGTCAGTTCTTCGGCCAGTTGTTTGACCTCCTCGGTTTCTGCCGAGTACGCAGAAGCGTAGGCCAGGCCGGTGGACATTCCCAGCGCGCCGTCTTCCAGGCTCTGACGCAATTGCTCGCGCATGGCGCTGATCTCGGCCGGGCGGGCGGTGCGGAACAGGTCGTCCAGATGATTGCTGCGCAGGGCGGTATGGCCGATCAGCGCAGCGACATTGACCGCCGGACGGGCCTTGTCCACGGCATCGCGGTAATCGCGAAAGCGCGGATAGGCAAATGCCTTCGCCGGTCCCAGCAGGTTCATCGGGTCAGGGGGATCGCCCGCCAACGTCACGGGCGAGGCGCTGATCCCGCAGTTACCGACGATCACCGTGGTCACGCCCTGGGTGATTTTCGGCAACATGTCTGGCTGACGAATCACCACCGTGTCGTCGTGGGTGTGCACATCGATGAAGCCTGGCGCCAGCACCCGACCGGCCGCGTCGATGTGTTCTCGGGCCGAGACGCCGCTCAAATCTCCGATGCGCTGAATGCGCCCGTCATGCACCGCCACATCGGCGCGTAAGCCCGGCGTGTCGCTGCCGTCGATCACCAGCGCGTCGCGAATGATCAGGTCGTAAAGCATGGGTCAGTCTCCAAGCGGCAGGCCGTCGTCGCCGCCGCGGTAATCATCGAGGGCCAGCTTGATGCGGCGCAGGCGTTCCTGATTGTCGTCAGGGGCGATCAGCGCCAGCTCCGTAGCGAGCACGTCGAGGGTCAGCAGCATGCCGTAGCGCGCGGCCGTGGGTTTGTAGATGAAATTGGTTTCGGCGATTTGCAGCGGTAGCAGCACGTCTGCCAACGCCGCCAGTGGCGAGCCGGGGAGGGTGATTGCCAGAATCTTCGCGCCGTAGCTGCGGGCCAGGGTCACGGCGTCCAGCAGCTCCGGGGTCAGCCCACTCAAGGAGCAGACGATGAGGCTGTGGTCGGGACCTAGGGTGGCGGCGATCAGGCGCATCATCACCGGGTCGCGGCAGGCGGCGATGGGGTAGCCGAGACGGACCAGCCGGGTCTGCAATTCCTCGCTGCACAGGCTCGAACAGCCGCCCATGCCGAAGCTGTGAATCATGCGGGCGGGGGTGAGCAGGGCGACGGCGGCCTTGAAACGGGCATCGTCGAACCCGGCGAGGTGCTGGCGCAGGGTCGATTCGATGTCGCCAACGATCTGGCTGAAAAACGCCGACTGCTCGGGCGCCTGTTCCGGCTTGAGAAAACGGCTGCCGACGCCGCTGGCCTGGGCCAGTTGCAAGCGCAGATCGCGCAGGTCCTTGCAGCCCACCGAGCGGGCGAAGCGCGACAGCGTGGCGCTGCTGACTTCGGCACGGGCGGCCAACTCGTCGAGGCTGGCGCTGGCCGAGAAAGCGACATCGCTCAGAATCAGCCTGGCAATGCGGCCTTCACCGGCGCTGAACGAATCCTGCCGGGCGCGGATTTGATAAAGAATGTCCACTCAGAGCACCTGTGCCAGGCCGAGGGTGAGGACGAACGCGATCACTGAAATCAGCGTTTCCAACACCGTCCAGGTCTTGAAGGTCTGTGCCACGGTCATGTTGAAATACTCCTTGATCAGCCAGAACCCGCCGTCGTTGACGTGGGAAAAGATCACCGAACCCGCGCCCGTCGCCAGCACCAGCAACTCCGGGTGCGGATAACCCAGGCCCATGGCCACGGGTGCAACGATGCCCGACGCGGTGGTCATGGCCACGGTGGCCGAGCCGGTCGCGATGCGCATCAACGCAGCGAACAGCCAGCCCATGAGCAGTGGGGAGAGGTGAAAATCCTGGGCCAGCCCGACGATTTCGTTGGTCACGCCGCTGTCCACCAGAATCCGGTTCAGGCCGCCACCGGCGCCGACCAACAGTGTAATGCTCGCCGTCGGCGCCAGACATTCCTGAGTGAACTTGAGGATCGAATCGCGGCTGAAGCCCTGAGCAATCCCCAAGGTCCAGAAACTGAGCAAGGTCGCCAGCAGCAGGGCGATCACCGAGTTGCCGACGAACAAGAGAAAGCTGTTGAAGGCGCTGCCCGGCGTCGACAGCAGGTTGGCCCAGCCCCCCAGCAACATCAGCAGTACCGGCAGCAGAATGGTCGCCATGGTGATCGCGAAACCGGGCAATTGTTTGCGCGGTTCGCGGTCGAGGAACTGTTTGGCCAGCGGATTTTCGTCCGGCAGGTGAATGCGCGGTGCGATGAATTTTGCGTACACCGGCCCGGCAATGATTGCCGTCGGGATGCCGACCAGGATCGCGTAGAACAGGGTCTGGCCCACCGACGCCTGATAGGCCTGGACTGCCAGCATCGCGGCGGGGTGAGGCGGCACCAGTGCATGGACCACCGACAGGCCCGCGACCATCGGCAGGCCGACCATCAGAATCGACACCCCGACCCGGCGCGCCACGGTGAAGGCAATCGGCACCAACAGCACAAAGCCCACTTCGAAGAACAGCGGCAGCCCTACCAGAAAGGCGATGCAGACCATGGCCCAATGGGCATTGCGCTCGCCAAAGCGGTCGATCAGCGTCCGCGCCACCCGCTCGGCGCCCCCGGACTCGGCCATCATCTTGCCAAGCATGGTGCCCAGCGCCACCACCAATGCGATGTGGCCCAAGGTCTTGCCGACCCCGCCCTCATAGGAGGCGACCACCGATGTCGCGGGCATCCCGGCGACCAGCGCCAGGCCCACCGACACCAGGGTGATGACGACAAAAGGGTTGAGGCGAAAACGGGCGATCAGCACGATCAGGGCAATGATCGCGATGGCGGCGTAGATCAACAGGGACAGGCCGGTAGACGGAGGCATGCAACGGTTCCTTGCAGAGAAAAGGGTCAGTCAGGCGAAAGCACGGCGGAGGTCAGTCCGAACGGGGCTCAGCGATGAAAACGGTCTCGGCAGTGGGTGTCGCGAAAGGGGAGCGAGGTGCATCAGGGGTCGAAAAACGACGATCACAGGCAGGCATTATTTTTATCTCTGAGTTCGTGATGAAAATTAAATTACACGAAAACGGGTAAAAATATCAATTTATGAAAGTTAATTTCTTTTCGACGTCGCACGGTCAATCGTCTGTAGGAGCGAATTCATTCGCGATCGGTGGTGCATCCAACACGTCTTCTTCGGATGCACCATTGCCTCGCGAATGAATTCGCTCCTACAGGGGGATTACGCTCGTCCTTGGGATTGGCGACATT
It contains:
- a CDS encoding gluconate:H+ symporter, producing the protein MPPSTGLSLLIYAAIAIIALIVLIARFRLNPFVVITLVSVGLALVAGMPATSVVASYEGGVGKTLGHIALVVALGTMLGKMMAESGGAERVARTLIDRFGERNAHWAMVCIAFLVGLPLFFEVGFVLLVPIAFTVARRVGVSILMVGLPMVAGLSVVHALVPPHPAAMLAVQAYQASVGQTLFYAILVGIPTAIIAGPVYAKFIAPRIHLPDENPLAKQFLDREPRKQLPGFAITMATILLPVLLMLLGGWANLLSTPGSAFNSFLLFVGNSVIALLLATLLSFWTLGIAQGFSRDSILKFTQECLAPTASITLLVGAGGGLNRILVDSGVTNEIVGLAQDFHLSPLLMGWLFAALMRIATGSATVAMTTASGIVAPVAMGLGYPHPELLVLATGAGSVIFSHVNDGGFWLIKEYFNMTVAQTFKTWTVLETLISVIAFVLTLGLAQVL
- a CDS encoding D-aminoacylase, producing MLYDLIIRDALVIDGSDTPGLRADVAVHDGRIQRIGDLSGVSAREHIDAAGRVLAPGFIDVHTHDDTVVIRQPDMLPKITQGVTTVIVGNCGISASPVTLAGDPPDPMNLLGPAKAFAYPRFRDYRDAVDKARPAVNVAALIGHTALRSNHLDDLFRTARPAEISAMREQLRQSLEDGALGMSTGLAYASAYSAETEEVKQLAEELTAFGAVYTTHLRSEFEPVLEAMDEAFDIGRHAKSPVVISHLKCAGAGNWGRSPQLLASLENAALTHPVGCDCYPYAASSSTLDLKQVTDAFRITITWSTPHPDQSGRDLKDIAADWGLSLLDAARQLQPAGAVYYGMDENDVQNILKHPLSMIGSDGLPEDPFPHPRLWGAFPRVLGHFSRDLGLFPLHRAIHKMTGLTATRFGLHERGFVREGYWADLVLFNPDTVRDVADFKEPKRAAEGIDGVWVNGRLSYADGKPQGERQGRFLPRSGSLVPGFI
- a CDS encoding MurR/RpiR family transcriptional regulator, whose amino-acid sequence is MDILYQIRARQDSFSAGEGRIARLILSDVAFSASASLDELAARAEVSSATLSRFARSVGCKDLRDLRLQLAQASGVGSRFLKPEQAPEQSAFFSQIVGDIESTLRQHLAGFDDARFKAAVALLTPARMIHSFGMGGCSSLCSEELQTRLVRLGYPIAACRDPVMMRLIAATLGPDHSLIVCSLSGLTPELLDAVTLARSYGAKILAITLPGSPLAALADVLLPLQIAETNFIYKPTAARYGMLLTLDVLATELALIAPDDNQERLRRIKLALDDYRGGDDGLPLGD